A single Drosophila miranda strain MSH22 chromosome XR, D.miranda_PacBio2.1, whole genome shotgun sequence DNA region contains:
- the LOC108150802 gene encoding uncharacterized protein LOC108150802, with protein MAKNTHIAAAVALLLLALCSFIQAAPYQELEPRKGHVPVYIRHGNEPLSEIHPGLAEAFKEGQSKALVAESLVTEIPEAETSRPASGDAPSTTLAPSNEKSSTESDIASFKTIKATEPAME; from the exons ATGGCCAAGAACACCCATATCGCTGCAGCTGTCGCACTGCTACTGCTGGCCCTCTGCAGTTTCATTCAGG CGGCGCCCTATCAGGAGCTGGAGCCCCGCAAAGGTCATGTGCCCGTCTACATTCGCCACGGTAATGAACCTTTGAGCGAAATCCATCCCGGTCTGGCCGAGGCCTTTAAGGAGGGTCAGTCCAAGGCACTCGTGGCCGAG AGCCTGGTCACCGAGATCCCCGAAGCGGAAACTTCACGCCCAGCAAGCGGTGACGCCCCATCCACAACACTTGCGCCTTCCAATGAAAAGAGCTCCACAGAGTCGGATATAGCCAGCTTTAAGACCATCAAAGCAACGGAACCGGCAATGGAGTAA
- the LOC108150968 gene encoding heavy metal-associated isoprenylated plant protein 33 isoform X2, with product MRKFLLSLAVLGFIALASAHTPPAPVQKVPVPVPVPVPVPVPVPVPVPVPVKTPEHGSGGGGGGGGGGVGGGGDGGGGGGGTCPKPSPETLRCLREWACQYVIRLDLRCLLNLNGNPLLGNLISLPGLTGGGTGGGTGGGILGNLLG from the exons ATGAGGAAATTCCTGCTTTCCTTGGCTGTCCTGGGCTTCATCGCCCTGGCATCGGCTCACACG CCTCCGGCTCCAGTCCAAAAGGTACCAGTTCCTGTACCTGTACCTGTACCTGtacctgtgcctgtgcctgtacCAGTTCCTGTTCCCGTAAAGACTCCGGAACATGGTAGTggaggtggcggtggcggtggcggaggTGGTGTCGGAGGCGGtggtgatggtggtggtggcggcggAGGCACTTGCCCCAAACCATCTCCTGAAACTCTACGG TGCCTCCGAGAGTGGGCCTGTCAGTACGTCATTCGGCTGGATCTGCG CTGCCTCCTCAACTTGAATGGAAACCCCTTGCTGGGCAATCTCATTTCCCTGCCCGGACTCACCGGCGGCGGCACCGGAGGCGGCACCGGTGGCGGCATATTGGGCAATTTGCTGGGTTGA
- the LOC108150968 gene encoding heavy metal-associated isoprenylated plant protein 33 isoform X1: MRKFLLSLAVLGFIALASAHTNPWEQPPAPVQKVPVPVPVPVPVPVPVPVPVPVPVKTPEHGSGGGGGGGGGGVGGGGDGGGGGGGTCPKPSPETLRCLREWACQYVIRLDLRCLLNLNGNPLLGNLISLPGLTGGGTGGGTGGGILGNLLG; encoded by the exons ATGAGGAAATTCCTGCTTTCCTTGGCTGTCCTGGGCTTCATCGCCCTGGCATCGGCTCACACG AATCCCTGGGAGCAGCCTCCGGCTCCAGTCCAAAAGGTACCAGTTCCTGTACCTGTACCTGTACCTGtacctgtgcctgtgcctgtacCAGTTCCTGTTCCCGTAAAGACTCCGGAACATGGTAGTggaggtggcggtggcggtggcggaggTGGTGTCGGAGGCGGtggtgatggtggtggtggcggcggAGGCACTTGCCCCAAACCATCTCCTGAAACTCTACGG TGCCTCCGAGAGTGGGCCTGTCAGTACGTCATTCGGCTGGATCTGCG CTGCCTCCTCAACTTGAATGGAAACCCCTTGCTGGGCAATCTCATTTCCCTGCCCGGACTCACCGGCGGCGGCACCGGAGGCGGCACCGGTGGCGGCATATTGGGCAATTTGCTGGGTTGA
- the LOC108153401 gene encoding filaggrin has protein sequence MAAVVHGCSSPRQRSCNGSSSPGAHHGSTPSSGPAMYTTMPKYSRTASQTLYATSQQIFGSGMGVSMPSDGAYGNGPIYMSSGQRPLSASALPETAAASRSYWGHHAAFYHGGRHYSKRKSAVELLAESKPFYIKSDAVFERLQQSGYRNGGNNGAGSKRGRRPEEAHGGHGGHGHGGSGHYNSQGYDDLEDRRYMSLSRQQQHQQQQLQQAQQYMHNHHPHQHHQHRHGHGHGQAQGRAGGAAVNNNLLQQKLRMLLGSEAVKERNGGTLRRHELNDGSSELLPTDYGEDEGGAGPGGALRIPPPLYMPSHGYGRDSSAYNSGGEEPLVLTENYRPISPPAEYAAKSGHANNDRYRYNYQRSYSHSHEVPHAPEERTPYAGGDFNINSHKSLPDLHTQISRHSPHSEILSCCSRGNRSIKSAGESSINRDSGGSSGHYTHRSEPCYKRERQREPNVGTASGTIKNCCTLVAATRRDSGSSTQHSANSYCGYVTPGADYPSLNGRNTDCIDCRCKQDTAPLSGYDNAAASDYLLNFTPTPEVPEAFQDDYTPTPPSPRMKTQTPRYSSSSSQQLHTSSQGYTSINHSQSSLVQSPGSAPSVDDISPPPIQFKRQRCIRFKNRNRLPVQPQPRTSPINSSGVEMGGGGGPSVGVLAAYKQHRGSVDHDNVFFPKGFSADASYASAHSMEMEREALNASISELEKFFDRLGLNDEAFHEIYSQPRRQHNPETDSDDSSTVFFSDVSTVDSMRLPDSTETQPQTTQTYRPSEPPSIVERNARIIKWLCNCKKVAAHLH, from the exons ATGGCCGCCGTGGTTCATGGCTGCAGCAGTCCGCGACAGCGCTCCTGCAATGGCAGTAGCTCGCCGGGCGCCCATCACGGGTCCACGCCCTCGTCGGGGCCTGCTATGTACACCACCATGCCTAAGTATTCGCGGACGGCCAGCCAGACGCTTTACGCGACCAGCCAGCAGATATTTGGCAGCGGCATGGGTGTAAGCATGCCCAGCGACGGTGCATATGGCAACGGGCCGATCTACATGTCATCCGGTCAGCGTCCGCTGTCAGCATCTGCACTGCCGGAGACGGCAGCGGCGAGTCGGAGCTATTGGGGCCATCATGCCGCCTTCTACCACGGCGGCAGGCACTACAGCAAGCGCAAGTCTGCGGTGGAACTGTTGGCCGAGTCCAAACCGTTCTACATCAAGTCGGATGCGGTTTTCGAGCGGCTGCAGCAGTCGGGCTATCGAAACGGTGGCAACAATGGAGCCGGCTCTAAGCGGGGTCGACGCCCGGAGGAGGCACACGGTGGCCATGGCGGTCACGGCCATGGCGGCAGCGGTCACTACAATTCCCAGGGTTACGATGATCTGGAGGATCGCCGCTACATGAGCTTGtcccgacagcagcagcatcagcagcagcagctccagcaggCCCAGCAGTACATGCACAACCATCATCCGCATCAGCACCACCAGCATCGGCACGGACACGGTCATGGCCAAGCCCAAGGTCGTGCTGGGGGCGCCGCTGTCAACAACAATCTGCTGCAGCAGAAGTTGCGCATGTTGCTCGGCTCGGAGGCCGTCAAGGAGAGGAATGGCGGTACCTTGCGGCGCCACGAACTGAACGACGGCAGTTCCGAACTGCTGCCTACAGACTATGGGGAGGACGAGGGAGGAGCAGGCCCAGGTGGAGCCCTGAGGATCCCCCCACCCCTCTACATGCCATCGCATGGTTATGGAAGGGACTCCTCCGCCTACAACAGCGGCGGCGAGGAGCCGCTCGTGCTAACCGAGAACTACAGACCAATCAGTCCGCCGGCCGAGTATGCCGCCAAGTCGGGACACGCCAACAATGATCGCTACAG GTACAACTACCAGCGTTCCTACTCGCACTCGCACGAAGTGCCCCATGCGCCGGAGGAGCGGACTCCATACGCTGGCGGGGACTTCAACATCAACAGCCACAAGTCACTGCCGGATCTGCACACCCAGATCAGTCGGCACTCGCCGCACAGCGAGATCCTGAGCTGCTGCAGCCGCGGCAACCGCTCCATCAAGTCTGCCGGCGAGTCCTCCATTAATCGCGATTCAGGAGGCAGTTCCGGCCACTACACGCACCGCAGCGAGCCATGCTACAAGCGCGAGCGGCAGCGGGAGCCCAATGTGGGCACAGCGAGTGGCACCATTAAGAACTGCTGCACCCTGGTGGCGGCCACGAGACGGGATAGCGGCTCCTCGACCCAGCACAGTGCAAACTCCTACTGCGGATATGTGACGCCGGGCGCGGACTATCCGTCGCTGAACGGGCGCAATACCGACTGCATCGACTGTCGTTGCAAGCAGGATACGGCTCCTTTGAGCGGCTATGACAATGCGGCGGCCTCTGACTATTTGCTCAACTTCACGCCTACGCCAGAGGTGCCGGAGGCCTTCCAGGATGACTACACGCCCACGCCACCGTCACCAAGGATGAAGACGCAGACGCCACGCTACTCGAGCTCCTCCAGCCAGCAGCTGCACACTAGCTCGCAGGGCTACACGAGCATCAATCACTCGCAGAGCTCCTTGGTGCAGAGTCCCGGGTCGGCACCCTCCGTGGACGACATTAGTCCACCGCCCATACAGTTCAAGCGGCAGCGCTGCATCCGCTTCAAGAACCGCAACCGACTGCCGGTGCAGCCCCAGCCGCGTACATCGCCcatcaacagcagcggcgTGGAGATGGGAGGTGGTGGAGGACCTAGTGTCGGTGTATTGGCTGCCTACAAGCAGCATCGGGGAAGCGTGGATCACGACAATGTGTTCTTCCCCAAAGGTTTCTCGGCAGATGCCAGCTATGCCAGCGCTCACAGCATGGAGATGGAGCGCGAGGCTCTGAATGCCAGCATCTCGGAACTGGAGAAGTTCTTCGATCGGCTCGGTCTCAATGACGAGGCCTTCCACGAGATCTATAGCCAGCCGCGCAGGCAGCACAATCCGGAGACCGACTCCGACGACTCCAGCACGGTGTTTTTCTCGGACGTGAGCACCGTGGACTCGATGCGACTGCCCGACAGCACAGAGACCCAGCCGCAGACCACACAGACCTATCGCCCCTCGGAACCGCCCTCGATCGTGGAGCGGAATGCGCGGATCATCAAATGGCTATGCAACTGCAAGAAGGTGGCCGCCCATTTGCACTGA
- the LOC108153403 gene encoding aldo-keto reductase family 1 member B1, whose product MSAGKIPYVKHNNGTQIQAIGLGTYTSLGGDCERATLHAIDVGYRHIDTAFFYENENEVGAAVSKKIAEGVIKREDIHITTKLWCHFHEPERVEYACRKTLQNFGLEYVDLYLMHWPYSYVYRGDSEMMPTDAKGEVELNDIDYLDTWRAMEKLVELGLTKSIGVSNFNSEQLTRLLANCKIKPIHNQIECHPALNQKKLIALCKQHDIVVTAYCPLGRPDPAKKTPNYIYDAKVQAIGDKYKKSTAQVVLRYLIEIGTVPLPKSSNPKRIEENFKVFDFKLDAADHAILDTYNTGERLIPMEHAIKNKNYPFNIEF is encoded by the exons ATGTCTGCTGGAAAAATCCCGTACGTTAAGCACAACAACGGCACCCAGATCCAAGCAATTGGACTGGGAACCTACACG TCGTTGGGAGGCGATTGCGAGCGGGCTACGCTGCATGCCATAGATGTGGGCTACCGACACATAGACACCGCCTTCTTCTATGAGAACGAGAATGAGGTGGGCGCGGCCGTCAGCAAGAAGATAGCCGAGGGGGTCATCAAGCGCGAGGACATACACATCACCACAAAA CTGTGGTGCCACTTCCATGAGCCGGAGAGGGTGGAGTATGCTTGCCGCAAGACCCTGCAGAACTTTGGGCTGGAGTACGTGGACCTGTACCTGATGCACTGGCCCTACTCCTACGTCTACCGCGGCGACAGCGAAATGATGCCCACAGATGCCAAGGGCGAGGTCGAACTCAA CGACATTGATTATCTGGACACCTGGCGTGCCATGGAAAAGCTGGTCGAGCTGGGCCTCACCAAAAGTATCGGCGTTTCCAATTTCAATTCCGAGCAACTGACGCGCCTGCTGGCCAATTGCAAAATCAAGCCAATCCACAATCAG ATCGAATGTCACCCCGCACTGAACCAGAAGAAACTGATTGCCTTGTGCAAGCAGCACGACATTGTGGTCACCGCCTACTGTCCGCTGGGCAGGCCCGATCCGGCCAAGAAGACGCCCAACTACATCTACGACGCCAAGGTGCAGGCCATTGGAGACAAGTACAAGAAGTCAACGGCCCAGGTGGTGCTCCGCTATCTG ATTGAAATTGGAACTGTGCCGCTGCCCAAGTCCTCTAATCCGAAGCGCATTGAGGAGAACTTCAAGGTCTTCGATTTCAAATTGGATGCCGCTGACCATGCCATCCTGGACACGTACAACACTGGCGAGCGTCTCATTCCCATGGAGCATGCCATTAAGAACAAGAATTATCCCTTCAATATTGAGTTTTAA